ATCGACGACTTCGAACGGGAGGAACTGACCGAGTACTCGTTTGACGATGAGGCGAGCCTGTCGGATGCGGCGGCGCGGAACGGAATGCACGGGCTCGACTTGGACGGCAACAGCAATACCTCGGGTGCCGTCCGTTCCGATTCCGGGCTGGGAACCTACCCCGGCCCCGACGACATCTGGGAGTTCTGGTGGAATCCCCAGACGACGAACCAGAATTTCAACGTCAACTTCGCGCTTCAGTCCGGCGATCTGACCGAGGGGTTCCGCGTCAACGTCAGTCTCGACGATTCGAACCAACTGATCTCGTTCCAGGAACGCGGCTCGAGCGGCGACACCTACCTCGGACAGGCCGACCTCGATATCCAGACCGACACCTGGTACCGGACGATCGTCGACGGCTCCCGATCCGACGGCTGGAGCGTTCACGTCGACACCGGCGAGGGATCGTCGGTCGTCGGCGAGTTCGAGACGGACGCTACGCAGTATACACAGTACGGCACGTCGGGCATCGCCTACTGGATCAGCGGCGCGGACCGGGTGTACCTCGACGATATCGCGACTCGCGACACGAACCCGCTGAACGAGGAGGAAACACCGGGAACCGTCGTCGACGACTTCGAGGACGGCTCGCTGAGCGAGTACACCGTCTCAGGAGCCGACGGGACGACCGCGTCGGATACCGCGGCGTTCAGAGGAAGCTACGGGCTGGAGCTAGACGGCCCCAGCGGTGGTTCGGGAACCATCCGCTCCGATTCCGGGCTGAACGCCTATCCCGGACAGAACGACAAGTGGGAGTTCTGGTGGAATCCCCAGACTGAGAGCGAATTCTTCAGGGTCACCTTCGCCATCCAGTCCGACGACCGGTCGGAATCGCTCCGCCTTGTTACGAGACTCGACAGCTCGACCCAGTACGTCCAGTTACAGGAGCGCGGAACGAACGGCGACAACTATCTCGGTCACGCCGATCTCGACCTCGCACCGGGGACGTGGTACCGCACGGTCGTCGACGGAACGGGGGCCGACGACTGGACCATTTCCGTCGACACCGGCGAGGGAACCGCGACAGTTGGCGAGTTCACCTCCGAGCCGACCCAGTACACCTGGTACGATCGATCGGGCATCGCCTACTGGATCAGCGGCACGGATCACGTCTACCTCGACGACGTCACGATCCGAACGGAGGGTGAGCCCAGTGACGACAAGCCGACCCTCGTCGTCGACGACTTCGAGGACGGCGATCTCGCGGAGTGGACGATCCCGTCGCAGACAGGAACGGTCGATACCGTTACGGACAGCTACGACGGATCGTACGCGTTGCGGTGTTACGACGACGGGCTCACCCAGGCGTACGCGAACGAGTCGAACAGTCCGTCAGTCGACTACGTCCCGCAGCCGGGCGATCTGTGGGAGTTCTACGTCAAACTGAACACCACGAGTTCGAACCAGACCCGGTTCTACTTCGGCCGACAGGGGACCGGGGACGACGCCGGCCAGTACGAAATTCAGCTGATCTCCGACGGAACGTTCCGTCTCGTGATCGACGACGGCGGTTCGAACGGTGTCGTCGGAACCGGGACCTACGACGTGAACTACGACGCCGGCCGCTGGTACCGCGTCCGCCACTGGTGGCAACACCCCGACAAGAGCGCGGACCACGTCTGCGAACTCTACGACGTGGCCGCCGGAACCGAGGTCGCAACGGTGTCCGGGGACGACGGAACGTGGCTCGACGGCGACGTCGGTGTTTGGGTGACGGATTCGGGAGACACGTCGTTCGACCACGTCCGGATCCTCGACCGAACCGGATAGCGACGACGTCTCGGGGACTGATCCAGCCATCGGAGGCCCCGACGGCCGTCATCGAGTGGCCCTCCGTGCTGGTAGTTTCGTCGCGTAGCCGAACAGTCGGTATCTCTCGACCGTCCGTGGCGACCCCCGGACAGGAAGAGGCGCTGGCGGGGAAACGTTCTTATCCAGTTCTCCTGTACTGCCACCACGTGGATTCCATGAATCGCGATACGGCCAATCCAGATGGGGGGAGCCCCCTGCAACGGTTTTCCGAGAAGGAGTTGTTCTTGTTGTTGCTGGTCGGAATCGCGATCATGATGGCAGTGACCGGGTTCGTCCTCATCGTCAACTGATCCAGATCGGGGTCACGTATCGGCGGTCTCGTGTCGCGTCCGGTCGTCGGTCTCGATCGCTCTGGCCGCGACCAGGGTCACGAAGGCGAGCGTGGCCATCGTCACCACCAGCACGGAAAACTGGATCGTCGACTGGAGCGGGGCGAACCCCCACGGGTTGAACGCCGCGAAGACCGCGACGAAGAACCCGATGATCAGAAACGGGATCAGATTGACTGTGAGGTCGAGCGCGATCTCCGCGTCGAAGGCACGTCTGCTCATTGGGATAGGCTGGCTCGGAGACTCGAGGCGGCGACGCCTCGAGGGACTCGGTCGGTGTTCGGTCGATGCTATGCTGTGCTATGCTATCGCTGCGTCGATCGCCGGGCCCGCACCAGGCCGGCTCCGCCGACAGTCACGACGCCGGCGAGGACGAGCGCGACGCCGCGGCTCGCCAGCCCGGTGAGGGGCTCGAGGAGGCCGATCGACAGCGTCCCGGTGCCGTGAGCGGCCAGCACCGCGCCGACGACGACGAAGCCCCCGCCGAACGTCGCCGCGAGCGTCAGCGGTCGATCGACGTACTCGGCGTCCGCCAGAATGCCGGCGACGCTCGCGGCGAACGCGACGAGGCCGGCGACGGCGACGGGGAGGAGGTCGACGACGATGCCGACCTCCGATCCGACGAGTCCGAGGGCGACGAGTATCGGCCACGGCCTCGCGGCGTCGGTCTGCTCGGTCGTCGCCTGCCTCGAGTGGTCGGCCATAGTCGCGGTTCCACGCGGAACGGGTAGTATCTGGTCCTACCGTTCGGATCTCGTGACCGTCTCGAGTGACGGAAGCCGAGTCGTTCAGCGGTCCCGGAACGACCGCCGTTACGAATCCGACGACTCCCACGGCGGCGGGAGGAGGTTCCCGATCGAAGTGACCCGATAGGTCGGCACGGATCCGTCGGTACCGCTACCGGAGATCCAGACGGAGTCCAGTCCCGCGTTCGTCGCACCGCTGATGTCGGCCTCGCGTGAATCGCCGACGTGGACGGTCGTCGCCGGCGTCGCGTCGAGCGAATCGAGCGCGCGCTCGAACGGTTCGGAAGCCGGTTTCGGGGGCGGGTCCTGACCGGCGATTACGATCGTGTCGATCCACTGCTCGATCCCGACAGCCTCGATTTTTCGTCGTTGGGCGTCCCGTGTGCCGTTCGTGACGATTCCGATCTCGTACCGCTGGCTGAGCGTCTCGAGAACCGCCGGGACGCGTGGATACAGTTCCACGTTCGACTGGTCTCGCTCGGCGTCGAACGCTGTCGCGACCGCCCGCCCGAGGCTCGCTTCGCACCCGTTTTCGACAGCGAGGGTCCCAAAGCACTCCGAGCGAAGCTCGGCCATCGAATCGCACTGCCGGGCGAACTCGTCGTATCGTTCGTAATAGTCCTCGACGGGAAAGAGGGGGTCGACCCCGACCCGTTCGAAACTGGCCTGTAACACCTCCGCCGGAGAGCGTCTGTATCGAAGAGGGGTTCCATCGAGGTCGAAGCAAACCGCCTCGATCCCACTCATACCATCTACTCCAGTGTATTCTACCATAACTCTCCCGACGGTATGTCGCCCGTTTCGAACGAACCGCCGTATACAGGAATCGATAGCGACGGGACCGTACGGAGAGCCACCCGAAGGAAGCGACACGAAGCGGCTACTCGTCGCGTTCGATGACGAACTCGGTGAACTCGCGTAACTTCCGGTTCGTCTCGTCGTCGAAGCCCAGTCCGTCGATCGCCGCCCGCGCGTCGGCGGCTAACTCGAGCGCGCGGTCGCGGGCGTAGTCGACGCTGCCGGCCGCCTCGAGGATGGAGAGGGCCTCGAGGATGTCGGCGTCGGTGTTGTCGTCGGCCTCGAGGATGTCCTGGAGGCGGCGAGCGCGCTCCGGCTCGCTGTGCTCTACGGCGTGGATGACCATGAGCGTCTTCTTCCCCTCGCGGATGTCGTTGCCGAACTCCTTGCCGAACTCGCCGGCCCGGCCGAGCGAGTGCTCGACGTCCAAGATATCGTCGCCGATCTGGAAGGCGACCGCGGTCAGTTCCGCGTAGTTCGCGACGGCCTGCTCGACCGCGGGGGGCTGGTCGGTGATGATCGCGGCGAGCCGGGCCACGATCCGCCCCAGACAGCCGGTCTTGCACGCGCACATCTCGAGGTACTCCTCGACACCGACCCGGACCTCGCGCTCGTTGTGCCAGCTGATGTCCATCCCCTGTCCGAGGTGGGTCCGGTTCAGTTCGTACATGAGCATCTCGTAGGCGGCCAGTCGCCGATCGGCCGGGAGGTCGGCCGGGTCCCGCGTGAGGATCTTCAGCGGCAGGAAGTACATCGCGTTGCCGGCGTTGAGTGCGATATCGCGTCCGTAGACGCGGTGCAACGCGGGTTCGCCGCGGCGAATCGTCGCCCCGTCTTCGACGTCGTCGACGATGATCGTTCCGTTGTGCAAAATCTCGGGAATACAGGCGTACGGCAGGTATTCGGCCGGGTCCTCGCCGAACCCCTCGACGAAGACGAGAAAGAGCACCGCACGCCACCGTTTCCCGCCGCGGTCGAGCAGATCCCACAGCGGCGTCGATAACGCACCCTGGATACCGGTCGAATCGTATTCGTAGGTCGGCGACCCGAAGAACGACTCGAGGTAGTCGTCGTCGATCTCGCGTGGGACCAGATCGGCGATCGCCTCGTCGACCGCCGGCCGCCAGTCGGCAAGCGTCTCCCGCATATCGAGTCCGAGAGGGAGCGGCGTAAAAAAGATTCGCAGTTTGTCGTGTCAGTGGACGACATCGATCCGAACCGACCGAGCGGTACAGTTACCCGGCCGTCGGTCCACGTCTCAGTCATGACCGACTGGATCGGTACCGTCTTCGAGAGCGACAGCGGCTGGAATCACCTCGAGGAGCTCGTCGACGTCGGGAGCCGGATGGCCGGCAGCGAGGGCGAGCGAACGGCCGCGGAACTGACCCGGGACGCGCTGGCCGAGGCCGGCGCGCGAAACGCACGGCTGGAGCCGTTCGAGATACAGGGGTGGACGCGAACCGACAGCGCGATCACCGCGGGGGACACCACCCAGGAGTGTATCGCCCTGCCGCGCAGCCCCGACGAACGCGTCGTCGCGCCGCTGATCGATCTCGGCTACGGGCTGCCCGAGGACTTCGAGGCGACCGACGTCGAGGACGCGATCGTCATGGTCCGTAGCGACGTCCCCGACTACCACGATCGGTACCTCCACCGGCGGGAAAAGTACTATCATGCGTTCGAGAACGGTGCAGTCGGGTTCGTCTACCGCAACCACGTCGAGGGCTGTCTCCCCCCGACCGGGAGCGTCGGCTGGGAGGACGAACCGATCGGCCCGATCCCGGCCGTCGGCGTCTCGAACGAGGTCGGAGCGCGGCTGGCCCGCCGGTTCGACGGCGAGTCGATCACGGTGTCCGTCGAGGCCGACGTTCACCCCGCGGAGAGCCAGAACGTCCGCGCGGCACTCGGGCCCGACACCGACGAGCGCGTCCTCGTGACGAGTCACGTCGACGCCCACGACATCTCCGAGGGGGCCATGGACAACGCTGCCGGGACCGCGATGGTCGTCGAAATCGCGAACGCCCTCGCGGACCGCGAGGACG
The Natrinema salaciae genome window above contains:
- a CDS encoding LamG domain-containing protein codes for the protein MDELDGPWTRISIKRPRVSLRNGTYNNIGSSDRLIYTNSNSDYLEVDSVRFELHNGGDAIELNGADFTMIDTDIVGHGPTAGLRAGSYFERESMTVAGNVFENVELRDYTDYDDLTLSDFEGDPRTNDGIIDDFEREELTEYSFDDEASLSDAAARNGMHGLDLDGNSNTSGAVRSDSGLGTYPGPDDIWEFWWNPQTTNQNFNVNFALQSGDLTEGFRVNVSLDDSNQLISFQERGSSGDTYLGQADLDIQTDTWYRTIVDGSRSDGWSVHVDTGEGSSVVGEFETDATQYTQYGTSGIAYWISGADRVYLDDIATRDTNPLNEEETPGTVVDDFEDGSLSEYTVSGADGTTASDTAAFRGSYGLELDGPSGGSGTIRSDSGLNAYPGQNDKWEFWWNPQTESEFFRVTFAIQSDDRSESLRLVTRLDSSTQYVQLQERGTNGDNYLGHADLDLAPGTWYRTVVDGTGADDWTISVDTGEGTATVGEFTSEPTQYTWYDRSGIAYWISGTDHVYLDDVTIRTEGEPSDDKPTLVVDDFEDGDLAEWTIPSQTGTVDTVTDSYDGSYALRCYDDGLTQAYANESNSPSVDYVPQPGDLWEFYVKLNTTSSNQTRFYFGRQGTGDDAGQYEIQLISDGTFRLVIDDGGSNGVVGTGTYDVNYDAGRWYRVRHWWQHPDKSADHVCELYDVAAGTEVATVSGDDGTWLDGDVGVWVTDSGDTSFDHVRILDRTG
- a CDS encoding DUF6684 family protein, yielding MSRRAFDAEIALDLTVNLIPFLIIGFFVAVFAAFNPWGFAPLQSTIQFSVLVVTMATLAFVTLVAARAIETDDRTRHETADT
- a CDS encoding DUF7541 family protein; this encodes MADHSRQATTEQTDAARPWPILVALGLVGSEVGIVVDLLPVAVAGLVAFAASVAGILADAEYVDRPLTLAATFGGGFVVVGAVLAAHGTGTLSIGLLEPLTGLASRGVALVLAGVVTVGGAGLVRARRSTQR
- a CDS encoding HAD family hydrolase, which gives rise to MSGIEAVCFDLDGTPLRYRRSPAEVLQASFERVGVDPLFPVEDYYERYDEFARQCDSMAELRSECFGTLAVENGCEASLGRAVATAFDAERDQSNVELYPRVPAVLETLSQRYEIGIVTNGTRDAQRRKIEAVGIEQWIDTIVIAGQDPPPKPASEPFERALDSLDATPATTVHVGDSREADISGATNAGLDSVWISGSGTDGSVPTYRVTSIGNLLPPPWESSDS
- a CDS encoding polyprenyl synthetase family protein; this translates as MRETLADWRPAVDEAIADLVPREIDDDYLESFFGSPTYEYDSTGIQGALSTPLWDLLDRGGKRWRAVLFLVFVEGFGEDPAEYLPYACIPEILHNGTIIVDDVEDGATIRRGEPALHRVYGRDIALNAGNAMYFLPLKILTRDPADLPADRRLAAYEMLMYELNRTHLGQGMDISWHNEREVRVGVEEYLEMCACKTGCLGRIVARLAAIITDQPPAVEQAVANYAELTAVAFQIGDDILDVEHSLGRAGEFGKEFGNDIREGKKTLMVIHAVEHSEPERARRLQDILEADDNTDADILEALSILEAAGSVDYARDRALELAADARAAIDGLGFDDETNRKLREFTEFVIERDE
- a CDS encoding M28 family peptidase, which translates into the protein MTDWIGTVFESDSGWNHLEELVDVGSRMAGSEGERTAAELTRDALAEAGARNARLEPFEIQGWTRTDSAITAGDTTQECIALPRSPDERVVAPLIDLGYGLPEDFEATDVEDAIVMVRSDVPDYHDRYLHRREKYYHAFENGAVGFVYRNHVEGCLPPTGSVGWEDEPIGPIPAVGVSNEVGARLARRFDGESITVSVEADVHPAESQNVRAALGPDTDERVLVTSHVDAHDISEGAMDNAAGTAMVVEIANALADREDDLETRVEFVAFGAEEVGLLGSARYAERADLETIKAVVNNDGVVRDRTLSIVTHGFDALQDVANDVADEYDHPIGTVPKVGPHSDHWSFVKWGVPGCHVKSMSDGAGRGWGHTFADTIDKLEARTLREQAILLTEYVVALADDDVAVDHRQPDAIAADLEAQDLAEGMRITGDWPYDE